Proteins from a single region of Argiope bruennichi chromosome 6, qqArgBrue1.1, whole genome shotgun sequence:
- the LOC129972770 gene encoding uncharacterized protein LOC129972770 — MQNNYSEQEIIDTRLTTKGFKAFCEAFIMAPVSWLLLLMVTFLQLNLARPRNSLESFSLYKRPIDDATIDRNVLPYAASYDRPSMMNNYLAFLSRLAKKDLPVEDRPSPETHSPKRDNRKFQTQGWR, encoded by the exons ATGCAGAATAATTATTCTGAACAAGAAATTATCGATACAAGACTTACAA cTAAAGGTTTTAAAGCCTTTTGTGAAGCATTCATCATGGCTCCAGTGAGTTGGCTTCTGTTGTTGATGGTTACATTTCTACAATTAAATCTCGCTCGGCCACGAAATTCTCTGGAGAGCTTTTCACTTTATAAACGCCCAATAGATGACGCCACAATCGACAGAAACGTCCTTCCTTATGCTGCTTCGTACGACAGGCCCAGCATGATGAACAACTACTTGGCCTTCCTGAGCCGCTTGGCGAAAAAGGACCTGCCGGTTGAGGACCGTCCCTCCCCCGAGACTCACAGCCCCAAAAGGGACAACAGAAAATTCCAGACTCAAGGATGGCGTTGA
- the LOC129972769 gene encoding uncharacterized protein LOC129972769, translating into MAKKGGGVMYVDYSPKKEVEDPVAACQGWVDPCEFCDKRFGNWMDANEENIAKIPTKPGIFMIGLSHKNTVEVVDIALDTTDLQRVAYSCIDQAKERVADKKSKVTKSVVVCRWMTFKSSNEKDVTSLCAHWYNNGVLPKFLTNWPGLDILEKTDNLTFSEELKKWCYPKKDAFWRKPKPVPNKLVEVVEGCKWTEPCEICDSYFGEWKSLEDVMSNELAPDSNGIYMIAVGYSKIKEVVDIYYDSHSIKLNIKDSLLKNHKAMHYILREKKFSGRNPCLLVRWMEMNDPESNNCCFLYAHWLNAGSLPMACCSKLPGEQIVDRNKHFVVRTQDKKWCYEIDVLKPVKTSKSKQKKHIMNDLEDDLREMNVAELE; encoded by the exons ATGG CTAAAAAAGGAGGCGGAGTAATGTACGTCGATTATTCTCCTAAAAAAGAAGTTGAAGACCCGGTGGCCGCATGTCAAGGTTGGGTGGACCCATGCGAGTTTTGCGATAAGAGATTTGGGAACTGGATGGATGCCAACGAAGAAAACATCGCCAAAATCCCCACAAAGCCCGGGATTTTCATGATCGGCCTTAGCCACAAGAACACTGTTGAAGTCGTGGACATTGCGCTCGATACTACGGACCTGCAGCGAGTGGCTTACAGCTGCATAGACCAAGCCAAGGAACGTGTCGCTGACAAAAAGTCCAAAGTCACAAAATCGGTGGTGGTTTGCAGATGGATGACGTTTAAATCGTCAAATGAGAAAGATGTTACCAGTCTTTGCGCCCACTGGTACAACAACGGCGTCTTGCCGAAGTTCCTCACCAACTGGCCTGGTCTGGATATTCTCGAGAAGACGGACAATCTCACTTTTTCCGAAGAGCTCAAGAAGTGGTGTTACCCCAAGAAGGATGCATTCTGGAGGAAGCCCAAGCCTGTACCGAATAAGCTGGTGGAGGTGGTGGAAGGTTGCAAGTGGACAGAGCCTTGCGAAATTTGCGATTCATACTTCGGTGAGTGGAAAAGTCTGGAGGACGTCATGTCCAATGAACTGGCACCGGATTCGAATGGAATCTACATGATTGCCGTGGGGTATTCGAAAATTAAGGAGGTTGTGGACATTTATTATGACAGTCACAGCATTAAATTGAACATCAAGGATTCTCTGCTGAAGAATCATAAAGCTATGCACTACATTCTGAGAGAGAAAAAGTTTTCTGGTCGAAATCCGTGTCTTCTTGTTAGATGGATGGAAATGAACGATCCTGAGAGTAACAACTGCTGTTTCCTGTACGCCCATTGGCTGAATGCCGGCTCTCTTCCCATGGCGTGTTGCTCCAAACTGCCCGGGGAGCAGATAGTGGACAGAAACAAGCATTTCGTCGTGCGAACTCAGGATAAGAAGTGGTGTTACGAAATAGATGTTCTGAAGCCAGTCAAAACCTCTAAATCTAAGCAGAAGAAACATATAATGAATGACCTTGAGGACGATCTTCGTGAGATGAATGTTGCAGAACTTGAATAG